One Mangrovimonas cancribranchiae DNA segment encodes these proteins:
- a CDS encoding SDR family oxidoreductase, protein MSYNLLKGKKGIIFGALDENSIAWKTALRVHEEGGEFVLTNAPVAMRMGQINKLAEQTGAQVIPADATSLEDLENLVEKSMEILGGKIDFVLHSIGMSINVRKGRHYTDQNYDWTQKGTDVSATSFHKVMQTLYKKDAMNSWGSIIALTYMAAQRVFPDYNDMADNKALLESIARSFGYFFGKEKQVRVNTISQSPTPTTAGQGVKGFDGFISYADKMSPLGNASAMDCANYIVTMFSDLTKMVTLQNLYHDGGFSNVGVSNEVMEAFTKDA, encoded by the coding sequence ATGTCATATAATTTATTAAAAGGAAAGAAAGGAATCATTTTTGGTGCACTAGATGAAAACTCTATCGCATGGAAAACAGCACTTCGCGTACATGAAGAAGGCGGTGAGTTTGTATTAACAAACGCTCCTGTAGCCATGCGCATGGGGCAAATAAACAAACTAGCAGAACAAACAGGTGCGCAAGTTATTCCTGCCGATGCCACATCGTTAGAGGACTTAGAGAATTTAGTAGAAAAGTCTATGGAGATTTTAGGCGGAAAAATAGACTTTGTACTACACTCTATTGGGATGTCTATTAACGTTAGAAAAGGCAGACATTATACCGACCAAAATTACGACTGGACCCAAAAAGGAACCGATGTGTCGGCAACCTCTTTTCATAAAGTCATGCAAACCCTATACAAAAAAGATGCGATGAACAGCTGGGGAAGCATTATAGCTTTAACTTATATGGCAGCACAACGCGTTTTTCCAGATTATAACGACATGGCCGATAATAAAGCGCTATTAGAAAGTATAGCCAGAAGTTTTGGGTACTTTTTTGGTAAAGAAAAACAAGTACGCGTAAACACTATTTCGCAATCACCAACACCTACAACAGCAGGGCAAGGTGTAAAAGGATTTGATGGGTTTATTAGTTATGCCGATAAAATGTCGCCACTAGGAAATGCCAGTGCAATGGATTGCGCCAATTACATAGTAACTATGTTTAGCGATCTTACCAAAATGGTAACCTTACAAAACTTGTATCACGATGGTGGATTCTCTAATGTAGGTGTAAGTAACGAGGTTATGGAAGCCTTTACAAAAGATGCTTAA